One genomic segment of Stigmatopora argus isolate UIUO_Sarg chromosome 1, RoL_Sarg_1.0, whole genome shotgun sequence includes these proteins:
- the LOC144080842 gene encoding rho-related GTP-binding protein RhoA-C-like: MASIRKKLVIVGDGACGKTCLLIVFSKDQFPEVYVPTVFENYVADIEVDGKQVELALWDTAGQEDYDRLRPLSYPDTDVILMCFSVDSPDSLENIPEKWTPEVKHFCPNVPIILVGNKKDLRNDEHTRRELAKMKQEPVRYEAGKEMANHISAYGYQECSAKTKDGVREVFEMATRAALQAKKRGKKSTCLLL, from the exons ATGGCTTCTATTAGGAAAAAGTTGGTCATTGTTGGAGATGGTGCATGTGGGAAGACATGTCTGCTCATTGTCTTTAGTAAGGACCAGTTCCCAGAGGTGTATGTCCCCACTGTGTTTGAAAACTATGTGGCAGACATTGAAGTGGATGGCAAACAG GTCGAACTAGCACTTTGGGATACAGCGGGTCAGGAAGACTACGACCGACTGAGGCCTCTCTCCTATCCTGACACTGATGTTATTCTCATGTGTTTCTCTGTAGACAGTCCAGACAGTTTAG AGAACATTCCTGAAAAGTGGACGCCAGAAGTGAAACATTTTTGCCCAAATGTTCCCATCATTCTTGTGGGTAATAAAAAAGATCTTCGCAATGACGAGCACACCAGACGGGAGCTTGCAAAGATGAAACAG GAGCCAGTGAGATACGAAGCTGGCAAAGAGATGGCAAACCACATCAGTGCCTATGGCTACCAGGAGTGCTCTGCCAAGACCAAAGATGGTGTGCGGGAAGTCTTTGAGATGGCAACTCGGGCAGCGTTGCAGGCTAAGAAACGTGGAAAGAAATCCACCTGCCTTTTGCTATAA
- the usp21 gene encoding ubiquitin carboxyl-terminal hydrolase 21 isoform X2 has translation MPGADRVNEEGSCKALCRTLVSQNGLQREAADISQSVLYTSLMGLLLVADNEELLALGSGRAGLKNIGNTCFLNAIVQCLSHTRGLRDYCLLKSYKHEKFSKEKPRLTEAFSQVLSGLWDTKEEDPVVNPRQFYNIFKDAVPYFSGYSQQDAQEFLRFLLEKLHTEVNRRPYIRRPLKDPEQKYARFRISEEAAVTWKKHLDHDDSKIVDLFSGQLRSSLHCSICSHYSNTFDVFCDLSLPIPKRCTTGEVTLKECLDLFSQEERLDKENSPMCERCNRHTESTKKLSIQRFPHVIVIHLNRFTTSRWSISKSTAFVSFPLTNLDLGPYGPVDCGPILYDLYAICNHVGTVNMGHYTACCCDDKGWCYYNDSSVTSVSETQLQTNQAYILFYQRKSITITPRK, from the exons ATGCCCGGAGCCGACCGCGTCAACGAGGAAGGATCCTGTAAGGCCTTGTGTCGAACCTTGGTGTCCCAGAATGGCTTGCAGAGAGAAGCAGCTGACATCTCCCAGTCTGTCCTCTATACCTCCCTGATGGGGCTTCTGCTGGTCGCTGACAACGAG GAGCTTCTTGCATTAGGAAGTGGAAGGGCTGGTCTTAAAAATATTGGCAATACT TGTTTCTTGAATGCAATAGTCCAGTGTTTGTCTCACACTCGTGGACTGCGGGACTACTGTCTCCTGAAATCCTACAAACACGAGAAATTTTCCAAGGAGAAGCCAAGACTTACAGAAG CATTCTCTCAGGTATTGTCTGGACTTTGGGATACAAAAGAAGAGGACCCTGTTGTAAATCCTCGACAGttttacaatattttcaaagaTGCTGTGCCTTACTTCAGCGGTTACAG tcaACAGGATGCTCAGGAGTTTCTCAGGTTCCTTTTAGAAAAGCTACACACTGAAGTCAACCGCAGGCCCTACATTAGACGGCCATTAAAGGACCCAGAGCAAAAATATGCCAGATTTAG GATTTCTGAGGAAGCAGCTGTCACGTGGAAAAAGCACCTAGATCATGATGACAGCAAGATAGTTG ATCTGTTCTCGGGCCAGTTGCGCAGCTCGCTGCACTGCTCCATATGCTCCCACTATTCCAACACATTTGATGTTTTCTGCGACCTCTCACTGCCCATTCCCAAACGCTGCACTACTGGAGAGGTGACATTGAAGGAGTGTTTGGACCTTTTCTCTCAGGAGGAGAGATTGGACAAGGAGAATTCGCCT ATGTGTGAGAGGTGTAACAGGCATACAGAAAGTACCAAGAAGTTGTCCATCCAGAGGTTTCCCCATGTTATTGTGATAC ACCTGAACCGCTTCACTACGTCACGGTGGTCGATCAGCAAAAGCACCGCCTTTGTGTCCTTTCCACTCACCAATCTTGACCTGGGGCCCTACGGACCCGTTGACTGTG GACCAATATTGTatgatttatatgcaatatGTAACCACGTTGGAACTGTCAACATGGGTCACTACACAGCCTGTTGTTGTGATGATAAAGGATGGTGCTACTACAATGATTCTAG CGTGACATCAGTTTCTGAGACACAGCTTCAGACCAATCAAGCCTACATATTATTCTACCAGCGCAAGAGCATCACCATTACTCCAAGAAAGTAG
- the usp21 gene encoding ubiquitin carboxyl-terminal hydrolase 21 isoform X1, translating to MPGADRVNEEGSCKALCRTLVSQNGLQREAADISQSVLYTSLMGLLLVADNEKELLALGSGRAGLKNIGNTCFLNAIVQCLSHTRGLRDYCLLKSYKHEKFSKEKPRLTEAFSQVLSGLWDTKEEDPVVNPRQFYNIFKDAVPYFSGYSQQDAQEFLRFLLEKLHTEVNRRPYIRRPLKDPEQKYARFRISEEAAVTWKKHLDHDDSKIVDLFSGQLRSSLHCSICSHYSNTFDVFCDLSLPIPKRCTTGEVTLKECLDLFSQEERLDKENSPMCERCNRHTESTKKLSIQRFPHVIVIHLNRFTTSRWSISKSTAFVSFPLTNLDLGPYGPVDCGPILYDLYAICNHVGTVNMGHYTACCCDDKGWCYYNDSSVTSVSETQLQTNQAYILFYQRKSITITPRK from the exons ATGCCCGGAGCCGACCGCGTCAACGAGGAAGGATCCTGTAAGGCCTTGTGTCGAACCTTGGTGTCCCAGAATGGCTTGCAGAGAGAAGCAGCTGACATCTCCCAGTCTGTCCTCTATACCTCCCTGATGGGGCTTCTGCTGGTCGCTGACAACGAG AAGGAGCTTCTTGCATTAGGAAGTGGAAGGGCTGGTCTTAAAAATATTGGCAATACT TGTTTCTTGAATGCAATAGTCCAGTGTTTGTCTCACACTCGTGGACTGCGGGACTACTGTCTCCTGAAATCCTACAAACACGAGAAATTTTCCAAGGAGAAGCCAAGACTTACAGAAG CATTCTCTCAGGTATTGTCTGGACTTTGGGATACAAAAGAAGAGGACCCTGTTGTAAATCCTCGACAGttttacaatattttcaaagaTGCTGTGCCTTACTTCAGCGGTTACAG tcaACAGGATGCTCAGGAGTTTCTCAGGTTCCTTTTAGAAAAGCTACACACTGAAGTCAACCGCAGGCCCTACATTAGACGGCCATTAAAGGACCCAGAGCAAAAATATGCCAGATTTAG GATTTCTGAGGAAGCAGCTGTCACGTGGAAAAAGCACCTAGATCATGATGACAGCAAGATAGTTG ATCTGTTCTCGGGCCAGTTGCGCAGCTCGCTGCACTGCTCCATATGCTCCCACTATTCCAACACATTTGATGTTTTCTGCGACCTCTCACTGCCCATTCCCAAACGCTGCACTACTGGAGAGGTGACATTGAAGGAGTGTTTGGACCTTTTCTCTCAGGAGGAGAGATTGGACAAGGAGAATTCGCCT ATGTGTGAGAGGTGTAACAGGCATACAGAAAGTACCAAGAAGTTGTCCATCCAGAGGTTTCCCCATGTTATTGTGATAC ACCTGAACCGCTTCACTACGTCACGGTGGTCGATCAGCAAAAGCACCGCCTTTGTGTCCTTTCCACTCACCAATCTTGACCTGGGGCCCTACGGACCCGTTGACTGTG GACCAATATTGTatgatttatatgcaatatGTAACCACGTTGGAACTGTCAACATGGGTCACTACACAGCCTGTTGTTGTGATGATAAAGGATGGTGCTACTACAATGATTCTAG CGTGACATCAGTTTCTGAGACACAGCTTCAGACCAATCAAGCCTACATATTATTCTACCAGCGCAAGAGCATCACCATTACTCCAAGAAAGTAG
- the arhgef3l gene encoding rho guanine nucleotide exchange factor (GEF) 3, like isoform X3, producing the protein MEVEDSYETRTSWSQRAREAQSTSTICDHAKKRKQHLTPDPVIRIIENDDDDDDDEEEEEEEPQVEDEMLPQLMDDSEEPSNKRVKPVVKSNSLTGVISPVKTPALKRIGQSISRSISFRTEVRPLPTPPMRARTKGTSFPRRRNSQCWSDTVDSHNLTAKEIRRQEVIYELTEGERQLIEDLSLVKKVYYEPMLKLDIMSESELRHIFGTLDSLIPLHEDLLSRLERLRGSKKTVGEVAPTLMNWFPCLEAYVAYCCNQESSFSRKLDLWNFLDLPRSRLVKYPLLLKEIQKCTPAEHPDEFTLPNALEVIQSIVAEVNKKTGEAECQFYRRGLIYLEDFQRLPEIQQSRFLYCHGELKSNKGLRLHVFLFELALVLTRPGEDREGGHVFQVYRQPLPNASLNLEVIPDGEAAGGGSFRGAFTGGNDKVKNCFRVSSRGRSKAHSYSLQANDSFSKQQWITCLRQAVVQSRDRKAHSRQLLAPPHADPSLCHIADLSLSCDAEMADVTSR; encoded by the exons AAGAAGCGAAAGCAACATTTGACCCCTGACCCGGTAATCCGAATCATAGAG aatgatgatgatgatgatgatgatgaggaggaggaggaggaggagccgcAAGTAGAGGATGAAATGTTGCCCCAGCTCATGGATGACTCAGAG GAGCCCAGCAACAAACGTGTCAAACCAGTGGTCAAGTCAAACAGCCTAACGGGGGTTATCTCCCCGGTGAAGACCCCCGCTCTCAAACGTATCGGCCAGTCCATTTCG CGCTCCATTAGTTTTCGGACAGAGGTGAGGCCTTTGCCCACGCCGCCCATGCGCGCTCGCACAAAGGGCACCTCTTTTCCACGGAGACGTAACAGTCAGTGTTGGAGTGACACGGTGGATAGTCACAACCTCACTGCCAAGGAGATCAGACGACAAGAG GTGATCTATGAGCTGACCGAGGGGGAGCGACAACTCATCGAGGACCTCAGTCTTGTTAAGAAG GTGTATTATGAGCCCATGCTGAAGCTGGACATCATGTCCGAGAGTGAACTCAGGCACATTTTTGGCACTCTGGATTCTCTTATTCCTCTCCATGAAG ATCTGCTGAGTCGTCTTGAACGTCTGAGGGGATCGAAAAAAACTGTGGGTGAAGTGGCTCCCACTCTCATGAATTGG TTTCCGTGCCTGGAGGCCTACGTCGCATATTGCTGTAACCAG GAGTCGTCGTTTAGCAGGAAATTGGACCTTTGGAACTTCCTGGATCTCCCTCGAAGTCGTTTGGTGAAATACCCTCTTTTACTAAAAGAGATTCAGAAGTGCACACCGGCTGAGCACCCCGATGAGTTCACATTGCCTAATGCT ttgGAAGTGATCCAGAGCATTGTGGCCGAAGTGAACAAAAAGACGGGCGAGGCTGAGTGTCAGTTTTACCGGCGCGGCCTCATTTATCTTGAAGACTTTCAGAGACTTCCAGAGATCCAACAGTCACGCTTCCTTTATTGCCATGGCGAGCTCAAGAGCAATAAAGGCCTG CGGCTACATGTATTCCTGTTTGAGCTGGCTCTGGTGCTGACCAGACCGGGAGAAGACCGAGAAGGCGGTCACGTTTTCCAAGTCTACAGACAACCTCTTCCCAATGCCTCCCTAAACCTGGAGGTGATCCCAGATGGGGAGGCGGCTGGAGGGGGTTCGTTCAGGGGAGCTTTCACGGGGGGCAATGACAAAG TGAAGAACTGTTTTCGCGTGAGCAGCAGGGGGCGCTCCAAGGCCCACTCCTACAGCCTACAGGCCAATGACTCCTTCAGTAAGCAACAGTGGATCACGTGTCTACGCCAGGCCGTGGTCCAGTCTCGAGATAGGAAAGCCCACAGTAGACAGCTATTGGCACCTCCGCATGCCGACCCCAGCTTGTGTCACATTGCCGACCTCAGTCTCAGTTGTGATGCCGAAATGGCAGATGTCACCAGCCGCTGA
- the arhgef3l gene encoding rho guanine nucleotide exchange factor (GEF) 3, like isoform X2: MEVEDSYETRTSWSQRAREAQSTSTICDHAKRKQHLTPDPVIRIIENDDDDDDDEEEEEEEPQVEDEMLPQLMDDSEEPSNKRVKPVVKSNSLTGVISPVKTPALKRIGQSISRSISFRTEVRPLPTPPMRARTKGTSFPRRRNSQCWSDTVDSHNLTAKEIRRQEVIYELTEGERQLIEDLSLVKKVYYEPMLKLDIMSESELRHIFGTLDSLIPLHEDLLSRLERLRGSKKTVGEVAPTLMNWFPCLEAYVAYCCNQVEAKALLDHKKQEKRVEQFLRLCQESSFSRKLDLWNFLDLPRSRLVKYPLLLKEIQKCTPAEHPDEFTLPNALEVIQSIVAEVNKKTGEAECQFYRRGLIYLEDFQRLPEIQQSRFLYCHGELKSNKGLRLHVFLFELALVLTRPGEDREGGHVFQVYRQPLPNASLNLEVIPDGEAAGGGSFRGAFTGGNDKVKNCFRVSSRGRSKAHSYSLQANDSFSKQQWITCLRQAVVQSRDRKAHSRQLLAPPHADPSLCHIADLSLSCDAEMADVTSR, from the exons AAGCGAAAGCAACATTTGACCCCTGACCCGGTAATCCGAATCATAGAG aatgatgatgatgatgatgatgatgaggaggaggaggaggaggagccgcAAGTAGAGGATGAAATGTTGCCCCAGCTCATGGATGACTCAGAG GAGCCCAGCAACAAACGTGTCAAACCAGTGGTCAAGTCAAACAGCCTAACGGGGGTTATCTCCCCGGTGAAGACCCCCGCTCTCAAACGTATCGGCCAGTCCATTTCG CGCTCCATTAGTTTTCGGACAGAGGTGAGGCCTTTGCCCACGCCGCCCATGCGCGCTCGCACAAAGGGCACCTCTTTTCCACGGAGACGTAACAGTCAGTGTTGGAGTGACACGGTGGATAGTCACAACCTCACTGCCAAGGAGATCAGACGACAAGAG GTGATCTATGAGCTGACCGAGGGGGAGCGACAACTCATCGAGGACCTCAGTCTTGTTAAGAAG GTGTATTATGAGCCCATGCTGAAGCTGGACATCATGTCCGAGAGTGAACTCAGGCACATTTTTGGCACTCTGGATTCTCTTATTCCTCTCCATGAAG ATCTGCTGAGTCGTCTTGAACGTCTGAGGGGATCGAAAAAAACTGTGGGTGAAGTGGCTCCCACTCTCATGAATTGG TTTCCGTGCCTGGAGGCCTACGTCGCATATTGCTGTAACCAGGTAGAAGCCAAAGCCCTGCTGGACCACAAAAAACAAGAGAAACGAGTGGAACAGTTCTTGCGCTTGTGCCAGGAGTCGTCGTTTAGCAGGAAATTGGACCTTTGGAACTTCCTGGATCTCCCTCGAAGTCGTTTGGTGAAATACCCTCTTTTACTAAAAGAGATTCAGAAGTGCACACCGGCTGAGCACCCCGATGAGTTCACATTGCCTAATGCT ttgGAAGTGATCCAGAGCATTGTGGCCGAAGTGAACAAAAAGACGGGCGAGGCTGAGTGTCAGTTTTACCGGCGCGGCCTCATTTATCTTGAAGACTTTCAGAGACTTCCAGAGATCCAACAGTCACGCTTCCTTTATTGCCATGGCGAGCTCAAGAGCAATAAAGGCCTG CGGCTACATGTATTCCTGTTTGAGCTGGCTCTGGTGCTGACCAGACCGGGAGAAGACCGAGAAGGCGGTCACGTTTTCCAAGTCTACAGACAACCTCTTCCCAATGCCTCCCTAAACCTGGAGGTGATCCCAGATGGGGAGGCGGCTGGAGGGGGTTCGTTCAGGGGAGCTTTCACGGGGGGCAATGACAAAG TGAAGAACTGTTTTCGCGTGAGCAGCAGGGGGCGCTCCAAGGCCCACTCCTACAGCCTACAGGCCAATGACTCCTTCAGTAAGCAACAGTGGATCACGTGTCTACGCCAGGCCGTGGTCCAGTCTCGAGATAGGAAAGCCCACAGTAGACAGCTATTGGCACCTCCGCATGCCGACCCCAGCTTGTGTCACATTGCCGACCTCAGTCTCAGTTGTGATGCCGAAATGGCAGATGTCACCAGCCGCTGA
- the arhgef3l gene encoding rho guanine nucleotide exchange factor (GEF) 3, like isoform X1, with translation MEVEDSYETRTSWSQRAREAQSTSTICDHAKKRKQHLTPDPVIRIIENDDDDDDDEEEEEEEPQVEDEMLPQLMDDSEEPSNKRVKPVVKSNSLTGVISPVKTPALKRIGQSISRSISFRTEVRPLPTPPMRARTKGTSFPRRRNSQCWSDTVDSHNLTAKEIRRQEVIYELTEGERQLIEDLSLVKKVYYEPMLKLDIMSESELRHIFGTLDSLIPLHEDLLSRLERLRGSKKTVGEVAPTLMNWFPCLEAYVAYCCNQVEAKALLDHKKQEKRVEQFLRLCQESSFSRKLDLWNFLDLPRSRLVKYPLLLKEIQKCTPAEHPDEFTLPNALEVIQSIVAEVNKKTGEAECQFYRRGLIYLEDFQRLPEIQQSRFLYCHGELKSNKGLRLHVFLFELALVLTRPGEDREGGHVFQVYRQPLPNASLNLEVIPDGEAAGGGSFRGAFTGGNDKVKNCFRVSSRGRSKAHSYSLQANDSFSKQQWITCLRQAVVQSRDRKAHSRQLLAPPHADPSLCHIADLSLSCDAEMADVTSR, from the exons AAGAAGCGAAAGCAACATTTGACCCCTGACCCGGTAATCCGAATCATAGAG aatgatgatgatgatgatgatgatgaggaggaggaggaggaggagccgcAAGTAGAGGATGAAATGTTGCCCCAGCTCATGGATGACTCAGAG GAGCCCAGCAACAAACGTGTCAAACCAGTGGTCAAGTCAAACAGCCTAACGGGGGTTATCTCCCCGGTGAAGACCCCCGCTCTCAAACGTATCGGCCAGTCCATTTCG CGCTCCATTAGTTTTCGGACAGAGGTGAGGCCTTTGCCCACGCCGCCCATGCGCGCTCGCACAAAGGGCACCTCTTTTCCACGGAGACGTAACAGTCAGTGTTGGAGTGACACGGTGGATAGTCACAACCTCACTGCCAAGGAGATCAGACGACAAGAG GTGATCTATGAGCTGACCGAGGGGGAGCGACAACTCATCGAGGACCTCAGTCTTGTTAAGAAG GTGTATTATGAGCCCATGCTGAAGCTGGACATCATGTCCGAGAGTGAACTCAGGCACATTTTTGGCACTCTGGATTCTCTTATTCCTCTCCATGAAG ATCTGCTGAGTCGTCTTGAACGTCTGAGGGGATCGAAAAAAACTGTGGGTGAAGTGGCTCCCACTCTCATGAATTGG TTTCCGTGCCTGGAGGCCTACGTCGCATATTGCTGTAACCAGGTAGAAGCCAAAGCCCTGCTGGACCACAAAAAACAAGAGAAACGAGTGGAACAGTTCTTGCGCTTGTGCCAGGAGTCGTCGTTTAGCAGGAAATTGGACCTTTGGAACTTCCTGGATCTCCCTCGAAGTCGTTTGGTGAAATACCCTCTTTTACTAAAAGAGATTCAGAAGTGCACACCGGCTGAGCACCCCGATGAGTTCACATTGCCTAATGCT ttgGAAGTGATCCAGAGCATTGTGGCCGAAGTGAACAAAAAGACGGGCGAGGCTGAGTGTCAGTTTTACCGGCGCGGCCTCATTTATCTTGAAGACTTTCAGAGACTTCCAGAGATCCAACAGTCACGCTTCCTTTATTGCCATGGCGAGCTCAAGAGCAATAAAGGCCTG CGGCTACATGTATTCCTGTTTGAGCTGGCTCTGGTGCTGACCAGACCGGGAGAAGACCGAGAAGGCGGTCACGTTTTCCAAGTCTACAGACAACCTCTTCCCAATGCCTCCCTAAACCTGGAGGTGATCCCAGATGGGGAGGCGGCTGGAGGGGGTTCGTTCAGGGGAGCTTTCACGGGGGGCAATGACAAAG TGAAGAACTGTTTTCGCGTGAGCAGCAGGGGGCGCTCCAAGGCCCACTCCTACAGCCTACAGGCCAATGACTCCTTCAGTAAGCAACAGTGGATCACGTGTCTACGCCAGGCCGTGGTCCAGTCTCGAGATAGGAAAGCCCACAGTAGACAGCTATTGGCACCTCCGCATGCCGACCCCAGCTTGTGTCACATTGCCGACCTCAGTCTCAGTTGTGATGCCGAAATGGCAGATGTCACCAGCCGCTGA